The Helicoverpa armigera isolate CAAS_96S chromosome 7, ASM3070526v1, whole genome shotgun sequence genomic sequence CTATTAGTGTCATCTCATCTTGTCTTAACctggaattaaaaaataaaaacattattagacAAAATGTATAATGGAtagttccttttttaaatattattcagtTGGAActggctaaaaataataatgacttcAAATGAGTAGGtagtaaatatatttacctAATATAGTCACGTGCActtatttcagtttctttagCTCCAGTTTTAGAGTTCAGAACAGTCCCACATAGTACTCTATGGCACCCTTCTCTATTGCTGGAAGACTTTGTAGTAACAAACATTTTCGAGTCCACTTTATTCAAAGCACACAAGTTATTGATGACATTGCTAACATATTTCGCACGCAAGGAGGTTAGATTACATTGTTCCACACAGCAAGGATCTAATTGAACTACAGATTCGGCTTCATGTAACTTCTGAGCTAACACCGCAACGTTCCGTAACGCCTCCGATAAACCTACACAAATCGTCTTCGGTCgttccaaaaacaaataaatacgacCATTATCTTCCTTCAATTTGTTTACTTGCAACGTCCACTTTTTAGATTCCTCAACTATGTCTCCACAGTCTTTACGGATCACTTGCAATAGCGTAGTGTCCTCTTTATTACCCACTTCATCACAAATGGCAAATTCATGCCAGGATTTCGCGGAGTTAGGAAAACTAAAGTCACCGTGTGTCTGCAAATTATCTTGATGTTTCTTCACTAAAAGACTTCTTACATCTTTTGGTTGACcagataagaataaaaataagcttTCCGCAAAACTTTCTAGCACATTTTCGATcattttttccaaatattttctaaatccaTAACACAGAAACACGTGTGACAACTGACATCAGATTTTTCTGACATTGACAGACAACTGACAAGTGTCATTATTATATGATTGCCAGTGCGAGTGAAAATGAGAAAACACTGTGACTCCTTTTCCAATCAATGATCGATCTCGTACATCTACCTTCGTCatgtttaatttatagaaaatgtCAGTATAAAATTATACTCTTAAAGTAATATGACAAAatcttttgtaataatttattattgcttaaaaaaaaaactaaaatcctACATAAAATAAGCTGACGTTGCAATGACGTTGACAGTTAGTCCTGTTCGCTGATATTGTCAAATTGACAATCAGTCGTGGTAGCGTagcatatttttgaaaaatcgtgaattttatattataattacttttaggTGCTAGTCACAAATAACTGCATTTATAACTTAGAGTATGTGTTAAAATAAGAATGTATTCAAAATACAACTACTTCTTCCTTCTCTGTGTAACATGGCAGATCGCAGTGGTCTCGTCAGCCGATCACCTGCTGGAAGGCATTTACTGTGGGAAAGCAAATTGTTATGAAGTTCTTGGTGTAACAAGAGAAGCTACCAAGAATGAGATCGCCAAAAACTACAGACAACTGGCCAAAAGGTTTCATCCCGATTTGCACAGGACGCCCGAAACTAAAAAAGAAGCGGAGGAAAAATTCAAGGAAATAGCGACAGCGTACGAAATCTTGCGCGATGATGAAGAGAGATCAGACTATGACTACATGTTGGACAATCCCCAGGAGTACTACGCTCACTACTACAGGTATTACCGGCGGCGTATGGCGCCGAAAGTCGACGTGCGCATTGTGATCGCTGTTACAATTACCATTATATCCATAATACAGTACTATAGCGCGTGGTCTAAATACGACACCGCTATCAAATACTTCATGACAGTGCCAAAGTATAGAAATAAAGCTCTCGAATTAGCCAAAACTGAAATGAAAGAAGTACAGTCTAAGAGTAAAGGAGTGAAGAAGTCTAAGGCTGAACAGAAAGTGGAGCAAGACAGGTTGATAAGGAAAGTTATTGAGGAGAACATGGATATCAAAGGAGCCTACGCCAAGCCTGAGATTGTTGACATACTGTGGGTGCAGTTAATCATCCTACCCTACACCATAGCATATTACATTTACTGGTATCTCAGATGGTTTTGGAATTTCACCATACTGAAGAAACCATATGGTGAAgaagaaaagttatatttaatcAGGAAGTATATGAAACTTGGACAACATCAGTTCAATGCTATAGATGATAAGGAGAGGCAAGAGTTCCTGGATGAAGAACTTTGGATCAAAGAGAACTTCAAAGTTTGGAAGGAAATCAAAGACGAAGAAGCTAAGAAGGCTTTAGcagaaaataacaaatacaaacaGTACAGAAGGTATATTAAGCAACATGGAGTTGGACGGATGACGTTTGACGACTCATAGTTTTGTGATAgcagtaattaatttattaataaacttagGATCAGTCCATTATGGCATTTTATTGACAATTTACTatcttattttacttaatatttctttgaatcatataataattaaaacaccaaaaattatacacaaaacaaaaataaaacaaatgtttttttacacaattgttactttatttctttaatctCTATTTGTCTCAACATGTACTAAGATGATTCAATACAATTAATCATACAACACATTCATAATTTACAATCATCACAAACAGCAATTCAATAAGGCATACTAACACACACCGGGTGCTCTTACACAGACACAAGGCAAGTATGTGAACAATCACATTTGTCCTGAAACATACATTACAAAGTGGTTTGTCCACatttgaaaaaacttaaaaagtgCTCCTCATTTATCAAGACAAATCAAAATcgttatacaaaacaaaatgagatccttaattacaaaatataatgcaGTGACCGCAAAACAAGCAATCAAATTGCATTGGCAGTGCTTCTGACCCTTAAGTATACTTTTAACAATAATTCCAATAGCCAAAACTGATAATTTTGGAATGTTTATACATCACTATACACAATCATACTGCTGCCGCATTTTACATACAAGTTTTTCACACGCATTTACAAGAATTGGGCACCTTTATATTGCTACGTCTGAAAGCGATCGGTCACTTGCAATCTTGTCGAAACAAAATCCTATTTATCGtcatttaacaattaaaattatattgggAAGACATCacggaaataaaataaagtaaaaaataaaacattttcgttGCTATCAATggctaaattattacctaacttAAATTGCACAGTCGTGACGATAACAAAAGGAAAGTAGTAAACGAGCGATTAGTTTCGATTGCAATGGTATTGCGAGCGACGATCGCCGTTCGCAAGTTGACATTATGAAACCGAGAAAAAACTTATTGttgaagtaaattaaaatttgcttatttataataggtattgtGCTGTAGAAGTCTCGTTAAAAAAGGTGTTTAATTCTAATTTTCGTGCAGTAATTTGTTTACTCAGGTGAGTAATCAAAAATTCTGAAAcataaattacgttttttttttcagtcgaTGTTCAGTTTGTCAACTTGCCAGACACAGCCAATCAGTATCTCTAAAACTGTACTTATTGCTttaggaaataataattaacgacTAATTGATGTGTCCAGACATCTTGAGTGTGCATTGTTCGATAACCACCAACAATTTGtacaacaatattataatcAGGTCAATATTTCAGTTTAATGTGGTCATTCCCTATTTCGTGATTAAGATACACTTTATGAGCAAAACTGCTAAACGCTACAACCGGTTTAAAATATTTCCGACCTTATTCTTATAGAAATAAGATTGAAAATGACATCAATTCTTAGTCAGTTTTGCAACTCTATGGTAACATTCTATTGCAATTATTTAAGGCCTGCTTGTTTAATTTGTGACTTACAAAGATCAatgatagttttgttttaaagccGCTGTTTGCGCTGCATATGctaaatactaatttattatttgatataaTATAATCAAACTATTTTAAGGTCAGTGCAGCGCTCGCAGCGGCTTTAAACTCTTATTGTCCACTCGACAAGTTTCTTCACAACAAATGATTATcaggtacatttttattatgtggCTTATATCGTCAAAAGATAACTTGTGGTGTTTTACAGGGATAGAAGTCATTATGAGAGGAATCGTTGCAGTATCATTCCCTTGAAAAAATCACAGTTTTATAGCATTCATACTTTAAGTGTATTTTAGGATTACAACCTAATGAAACTGAACTTAATGGCAAGTTTATACTCAGCTGTTGGGTAATTTCTgtgaaaaatacaaataatcaaATAAGTCTATAATTATGCATTATTTGCACATGTTAACTTGATATATCGGTGACCTGCACTTATATGAGCTGCCAGATAAACTCTTACGTTATATctctattgaaaataaataaaacaaaaatcaccTACagtaaagtacatacatacatatagccTAATAGATAAGTAGCCTATAGATATGTTTAAGCTTGGAAACTACTACAAGTTGATAAAACTGTGAGATTTAGAAGGCTGTAAGTATAGACTCTGTTTCCACAACATGGCCACTACGAATCGAGtagaatacatattttgtacacACAATTTCTCAATCTCTAtacaatatcatcatcatatcatattataatgtatttacacaaaacatttatttaaatataacctctcgtttatttactttattgggGACAATACGACGTCATATCGATTCAATATTTAGTTATAATCTATCTACATAAATAGTATACACAAAATAATGATTCTAGTCTTTTTTTCAATGTGCTATTTCGTTTCAGATCATTTGTAAGATATactttaaataatcattatttacatGGCAGAGACCCATCGTTGTAAACTTTGTCACTATACTTCAATATTAAGATCAAAGTAACGATGTTTCCCTGGCATGTAAAAAGTTGAACAAGTCACAATTCGTTCAATTTAATAGTCGAATTAGTCGATTAAATTATTATGCATAAACGATTATGTAGAGGTAAAGATTTTATTCAACCACTTCAATTTACTGACTAGGTATTTTTATCGACTAACATTATAATCGattcattaagttcacaatggTTCCAAGAaatctttaactttaaaatgtaaCCTTATCACTAAAATCGAATTATTCGATATAATTCGTAAGTGAAAGTATCCGAGTCGACAAAATCGACTATTGAATGGAACGCATCACACCGATGGTATCGAGTCACGGGTTTGCATATATGGAGCGCGGGTAGCCACGTCACCTGTCACACAGTCCTGCAGTACATACATGTGCACGTCTACCGCCGTGCGCGCTTGTGGTGCGCGCGCACGGCGACGTGCAGGGCGCGGCCTCACACGGGCGTCTCGTGCTCCGCCTCCTCTATCCGGCCCAGTCGCCACGCGTTCGGGTCCGTCGCTGCATACCATACAAAagatttacattaaaaactgGTACACTTTGATTGGAAATCGTTTACATTCAACGACTTTAATTGTGTGAACCTATGAACAAACATCTACCACGATATTTGATTTGTTCCAAGTTCGTACGTGGCTTTTATTCATCCCATCCACGAATAGAATTTTGAAAGGTATAAGGATATTCAATTCAAGTCGTAAAATGTTAACGGCAATTTTAGTGTTGTGCTCCCAAAATACTCGTGACATTTTTGACAAATCATAATTGACAATGACATGAGTACTTTGATTTCAATCATAGTTTTAGTGAATTACCCAGAGAGTAAGGTCCTCACAGAACTAGCCAACATTCACACAAGCTTAATAACGTCACGTTTCACCGTGTTGTGCACGTGTCGATGACTGTTAGAcgttacacaaaaaataaatactggcAATGTTGCCagatggaaaatataaaaacaaaatgggcCTGAAATGTACTTtcaacatgttttattttacttcaaagAGAGTAATTAAGCCTATACTCTTATTACAGGCGATAGAAACTCGAAAATGGGCcctataactaaaacatttgaAGTACATTTTAGACTGGGATGgagaaaatatttagtaatgTATAACAAACAAAAGCGCAACTTTTCGCAAGCAATGCGTGTTGTGTGGATGTAAACTAGCGTAATGTGACACAAATTACTGTAGACTTAagcctaatttatttataacaaaaatatttgggcTTAAATCTACAGTTTATGAAGCTTATAGCCAAGAAAGGCGTTTAGTAgtcaaactttattttttatatttaatgtgaGTTAGGAGTGAGGCAACACAtactgatgaaatatttttttagggaaattaacaattttatgtgGCCTTCtgataaacttttaaaacaaattaataataatattgagtaacctttaaaatattgttttaaattatttaaggtATCAAAAGaccacataaaaatacaaataatttatcgtGAAAATGAGTTGTgaaacaaataacataaaacaaaaatattaccttcAACAGTCGATCTTCCAAACATGCTTTGGGAGTTCGGACAAAGGATGGGACTACGGGAGTGATACTGCTTACACAACTTAATATAACTTACGTAtactaaaatatacttagcggGTTAAGGTAACAACTATTATTAAAGCATACAGTAAGGTCAGGATGGGCAAACAGGTAAACTTACTTTAACATCACCGGGAAACCTAATTTCAGCTGAATATCCAAATAGATTTCAAGTGGCTTGATCTACAGAAAAtgacagttttatatttttagctcgCGGTTCGGCACGCGCTCCGAGGGAACAAACTGCCCGTTCAGGGATTGGGGATAAAAAAAACCTGTGTCCGTCACCCGGTTTTAAGctattagttttaaaaaaatcggatAGAAATGAACGCAAAACTACTGTTCACTCATCCTGACCATTAAATCACATGCACCATCAATATCATaataatacatttgtaagttaTATGAGAGCATTATAAGACTAGGTACACACTTAATACTCAGACAGAGCTACACATGCTGAATACTTATGATTTTAATACTTCTTTATTATATGAagctataataattttaatgatcaaAGGGCAATATAATAAAGTTACTATAAATGTTTTTAGATATTAATGCAGTGATGTTTTCAatgataaacaaattaaatataattttgtgccaaaataAGTGTCCACCATTTCATAAATTTAGAGAGCTAATCTTAtgccaaataattaatttttgaaaataattatactacagctaattttattaataactaccCAACCTTATTGGACACTTACCCTGACTTAGGACCGATTTTTTCAATAGTCTaccaacttttaaaaataaaattaaaattagtttgaactaatttcttcataaaatctgtCACACTgacattaactttatttttcaaataaaagttttatagagCGATTGAAAACTCAGCccttcatataaaaatataatgcattTAATACATACTTTATGATAAATAAGCTCTTAAAAGCCACCACACGCTTTaccataatataaaatacttaaattgaTATATTATGTGAATATGAGATTTGTATGAATAGACAtggatttttcataaataatgtgATGTAATGATACAATACTGATTTATAATAAGTATTCAAATGAGAAGTGATcatgaaaattcataatttaaaacactgggcgattgttaaataaaaacggAAGCCAATAAAGTTAGAACTGGCGTTAAGGTCTGCCAATGTGACCGCTGTTCTAACGGCTCTCTAACAATGGAAATAGTTTTCATGGCTCATGAGCCATGAACCTCACTCTAAAACATGTTTTAGAGTCAAGACTGTACCTGACACATAATCTTCTAAAAGTTGCCAAATAccttaaaaattatcaaattaaacaatTGACCAAACATTTTTCATCGATCACTTCTCATTTAGGCCCAAGTTAtcgacaaaataaaactttttttttttcttaaatatatttaagacACTTGAATTGAAAACacatagtaaataattattttaagtcaaAGTCAgaaggaattatttttattttaaactcttaTATTATCGGTGAACTTTGGGCCTAGAAGTTTGTATGGCATGAATAAGCTTGTTATATGGTAGTGAGGAATAATGGGAAGGGATTGTTTTACACTTCACGATTAATACTcatcatattttaataacatcgcacaaaaattttaaacgtcgccaaaaataattttgattggttcattgaagattattttttaaatcttaatcTTAGATCTTTTTAAAAATTTGAATTCTGAATTGATCCTTATCCATCGTACCGGAAATAAGAACTTTTTTTCATCTATGAAACCGGTTTACATTTTACCAGTTGTAGCAATGCTCAACGCAAAGCATTATGGCCTGTCAAGCTTTTATCAATATTgtccttattaaaataatatctaaaatctATTGACAGAACCCTCGCAATGTAGTTCTTATTTGATTTTAGATACAATGAGACATCCTGGAAAGTGATATTCGCTGCGTTATAAAACACAGCTCATAAGCAAGTAAGTATAATCGTGAAGTATATGAATGGAGGGGCGGGGAGCAAGCTCGTCGTCCGTGGTGTGGCGCAGGCGGCGCTGCGCGGCTCCGCAGTCATCGACACGCACAACAACACAACGTTACGCACACGACCCACGGCCTAGCACGCATAGCAATCTCGACCCGCTAAAATTTAACGTTCATCAAAATTTAATACTCGTCAAAAACGTTCAATATAAGGTTTGTCAAGAATTCTGATGTTCATCGACAGTTTTAATGTTCATCAAAAGTTTTAATGATCATCAAAAGTTTTAACGTTCATCAAAAGTTTTAACGttcatcaaaaattttaacgttcatcaaaaatgttaatgttcATCAAAATTGACGATTACCATCACTTTTACCTATTTTAACGGAACTCCCAAGACTGCTTTGCGTAAtcgtaaaataatttacttaaaaattacatGGTGCTGAATTTAAAGAGATTATGGCTTGTGATTTGAATAATAGTAAATTAACAATACGATACTCTATATGGGGACTTCACGTACGGCTAAACAACaacaatatacctaagtatgtctGCTAGATTATTGTAAAAAGCATAACATTGAGATAAAGACCAATACGACATCGACATAGTTTGATTTTTATGATAAGTAttaaatataaagcaaaaacaaaagcagaCACACCAAAGTAATGTAACATTACAAAAGACCAATGGGAGCTCACGAAAGTAAGAAATCTTTACACACCATCGTTTAGcatctcaaaaaaaatattggactcATTTTAATGCCTTGAAAAAGGCTAATGTATGCCTGTCTCATGTTCACCTGCCTTTTCACATACCACGAAAGTGAACGTATTTAGGTATTTGTCGTTTTGCTTGGGCTAGGAATTGGTCATAGTTAATGACAAAATTCTATCTCCTCGGTTCTAAGGGCCACTTGATGTAATAGATACTTATTTCAGATTACTAACATCGGAAATGGTCTactattaaatatgtaagtaggttCATTCAAATAGTTTTCGATGGTAATTTAGTTTGAAAGTGACAGttcctttaaaacaaaatagtcttataaaaccaaaaaaaaaatcaaatacttCTTTATTTCCTTAAACGATAGTGTGTAAGActccataaaattttaaatgatataaatctACCTATGACAATAATCACCTACACTAGCTTGGGTCTTATCATGCATAATGACTCTATGAAATTATtgagcatttgttttttttttataattacgaTACCATATCAGATAGGAATCATTGCTTATCATCCCGAATATATTATAGTATAGTATTAAGTCTACAGAATAATGATGACGAGCGAAAAATGCAAACATAATTTCACTTGTCTTGAGCAAACATGATAATATGAACGACGCAAGTCTGATGActtatttatgaaagaaaagAATATCATAAAAGCCACTCAGAATGAAGAATTGCTCAAACATCATTCGTTTTACGTTTAAGTATCTTGAGGTGAGGTGGTAAACCGGTCTCTAAAGACTATTTAAATATCTCATGTCTAAAACAAATGCTCAACATCGAATGAAGAGATGAATATATAAGACTCCATACAAAATCCGATGGTCGCACACACACAACAATCCGTGATAATGTGTGAGtgcgattttgttttatatggagTCGTTCTCGAGGATCTAGCATGAAAGGACATAACGTGATGCTGTTGTgaattttccattttcatttaaaaccatttaaaaaaatctaagcaAACATACTGTAGATCCCCAAAGCAATCGTTCCAAAAACAATACAACTCACATCgcttaaacaaataaaccaacTTCCCTACAAAAAAAATCACTCAACAATAACATCACAACCCTTCACACTAGATCCATACACCTATTTTTTAACTAGAAACGATTCGTTTGGCTTACAGATAGTATTGTAGTGTAAAGCTGACGTCAAGGCGAGAAAACTAGATTCCTCTTGATTTTAATAACAAGgttatgaataactcgaaaaccataaaaatatcaCGTAGCATACATGGGTTATCTTCTAAAACTGAGGCATCTAGACTTTCGACGTATTTTTGCCATCACCTTTTGGACCATCCTTTATCGCAACCGTCAAAAAAACTACCACCCATAAGGCAAACGAATCGTTCCTTTTCTTCATAGTAAGCTAAACAAAATCTAACATCAACACAATCTCACTGTACCTTGCAGCTGTCGGTTAAGCAAAGCGGTGATCCCTGGCCCGTCTCCCGCTTTCTTGACGACCAGCATTGGTTTATCCTCGCCTTCCTCGTAGCTGTTCGGCAGATGTCCGTTCGACACCGCCATTGTTTCGCTCACCTGGAGAGTTTTGGCGGTAAAGTCAGCTGGGGATTTTGAATTTTGGAAATGGATTCGGATGTGAATACAGCGAAGTCGGTGTCTATGTTTTGAGAAGTTAAACAAAGAAATACACGAATTGATGAGCAGACCTATATCGTACGTCACATGAGCGCATTGTATGTGCATATCCGGAATAATcagcttattaaaatattcacattttgATACCATAGATTAAACTggctacctatttattttgataaaactcgGCAGTTACGTAGCTTGTATAATGAAATTACTTGTAGGCAAATTTTTATTGAGGTGCGTTCCTGCGGGAAGCAGCTTATTATTTCCCCATAAAAAATGCCAAATTTCGCCAGAACAATCAGTACAACACGAACCAATACCACGATGTTGTTTAGATCATAATGCAGCCATGTAAACCCGTAAAGTGGGTCAACTGAGTTTTCACGAAACAGCCTAGTtgtgtgaataaataatttcggGGTACTCCGATATGAATTTGTAATACAGCTAATAGCAATATTATTTACGATGAGAACAGGCCGTATAGAATAGTTAACGTAGCTAAGTAATGTTTTAGTAACGCTAGTTTATGTTCTTCAATAAATCGATAGAAAATTGGAAGATAATCCGATTGAGAAAGTTAGCTCGATAGTTGATCCACTGAAGATAATTATGAAAGAAGTTttctaataacattatttgttaGTTAAGACTTTTCGGTCCAGCTCTTAGTCTTCAAGTTATAAGTTATATTGGTCCAATTTACTTGAAGAACAATCCACTTAATTATCCATACCAAGTTTTaggaataaagaaaaaagttaaGAATCTTATCCATTTTGATCTCACACAGCTACATCAGACAAAAATATTGAAGCCTAAGTATAATTTATCTCACCTGCATAAGTTTATGAACAACATCCCGACCCAGTATGTGGTCGAACACGGCCTGTAGGAAGGCGTCTGACATGATGGAGAGCTTCAGCTTGTCTCGGTGCCACACCAGTACCCGAGACTCTTCCATCGCCATTATCGACACCTGAAATATTTAGAACAGTTTTGAGAAAAAGAACGTAGTAGACCAAACTTAATTTTGACACATGTGTAATAGGGGTTCTTCGTCTTTCGTATTTGCAAGATTGAAAACCTTTCCCGTGTGGGATATGGGATTCCGGACAGAGTAAAAGAATTAGAGAATCGTAAAAGCCCGTTTCGTTATTTCTGGTATCCCGTTGGGAACGTCAcctaaagtgaaaaataaacgaCTTTGTAACAATTAACCACTAACCACTATTCTGGTTTTCTAACTTTATCACTGCCGTTCGTGCACTTAGTGCATACTCTTTCAAATAAAAGTCACAAAAGTAAGAGTGATTTGCACACGAACTTCATCAGCATTGAGCACGAACAACAAGCGAAACCAATTAATTTAAGCACTCACGCAACAAAAACGATGTCTTCACTTcacatacataatttacttatcaCAACAAACGACATTATTACAGCGTATACGTTTACATAACTCCATTCACAACAGCACTATTAACATACATAATGGCATGTACTTAAACACAAAACATGGCATACACAGTCAAGCCAGATTTCGCGATGCCATGTCTGCCAAAGGGGATCCAAAAAGCGGTTACGTCGGAGCAGCACTTGAGCGGGCAAAACGTACGGATCGTTTAAACTACACTGTAAACGAACAAAACGGGCCAAAATTGAATTTTCCACTTCCATTAGAAGCGATGGATACGGGAGAAAAACTTTTCTGAGTAAAAATCTTCGCGCTTGCTACTAAAGTGATATTGCGTCGTTAGGTAATGAGTCCTGCTATCTAGACTGGTTCTTTTATGTCTAGTCCTCGGAGAAATGTGATCTTGTCCTGATTGCTAGAAATAAAGTATAGCCGTCTT encodes the following:
- the LOC110373403 gene encoding dnaJ homolog subfamily C member 25 homolog — translated: MYSKYNYFFLLCVTWQIAVVSSADHLLEGIYCGKANCYEVLGVTREATKNEIAKNYRQLAKRFHPDLHRTPETKKEAEEKFKEIATAYEILRDDEERSDYDYMLDNPQEYYAHYYRYYRRRMAPKVDVRIVIAVTITIISIIQYYSAWSKYDTAIKYFMTVPKYRNKALELAKTEMKEVQSKSKGVKKSKAEQKVEQDRLIRKVIEENMDIKGAYAKPEIVDILWVQLIILPYTIAYYIYWYLRWFWNFTILKKPYGEEEKLYLIRKYMKLGQHQFNAIDDKERQEFLDEELWIKENFKVWKEIKDEEAKKALAENNKYKQYRRYIKQHGVGRMTFDDS
- the LOC110373375 gene encoding DALR anticodon-binding domain-containing protein 3 — protein: MIENVLESFAESLFLFLSGQPKDVRSLLVKKHQDNLQTHGDFSFPNSAKSWHEFAICDEVGNKEDTTLLQVIRKDCGDIVEESKKWTLQVNKLKEDNGRIYLFLERPKTICVGLSEALRNVAVLAQKLHEAESVVQLDPCCVEQCNLTSLRAKYVSNVINNLCALNKVDSKMFVTTKSSSNREGCHRVLCGTVLNSKTGAKETEISARDYIRLRQDEMTLIAQHKYGVRVSTDSKWKEFIAHLGESAAAFELLQTKPSSPVKINFDCSSVGSSKGASFILYNCARLETIIRTYNDKVCDKTYPELPSFEDVDFSLLILEDEWHLIFNYILSLPNLLRSCVEQNKQSCDFRPHHICSYLCLMVRVFSQYYRKTRILVEPRKHLLPVIFARIHMLKILNETLKTCLNILNIKSVSQM